A stretch of the Notolabrus celidotus isolate fNotCel1 chromosome 3, fNotCel1.pri, whole genome shotgun sequence genome encodes the following:
- the spg7 gene encoding paraplegin — MSALLFQHRAVLCKKYSRGLLWTLSRPNSHLLTNKQPSSGGVRNVLATWNYVRRILHTTSERTAASQQQKVLQSLLHRPLGPGLVGISKDLIKNNLLRNPVGLVNLLGATNFFSTSQSKQEKNKSNEPKGKTPEEDEEEKKRREQEDQIYRERLRALFIIALIMSLLNSINTSGGNISWNDFVNEMLAKGEVSRVQVVPESDIVEIYLHPGAVIFGRPRLALMYRMQVANIDKFEEKLRAAEEELSIDTKDRIPVSYKRTGFFANAVYALGMAAVGVAILWYIFRLLGMGGREGGFSAFNQLKMAKFTIVDGKSGKGVSFKDVAGMHEAKIEVKEFVDYLKNPERYLQLGAKVPKGSLLLGPPGCGKTLLAKAVATEAQVPFLAMAGSEFVEVIGGLGAARVRSLFKEARSRAPCIVYIDEIDAVGKKRSTNMSGFSNTEEEQTLNQLLVEMDGMGTTDHVIVLASTNRADILDNALMRPGRLDRHIFIDLPTLQERKEIFEQHLKILKLTHPAKVYSLRLAELTPGFSGADIANICNEAALHAAREGHKSIDTFNFEYAVERVIAGSVKKSKILSKEEQRVVAFHESGHALVGWLLEHTEAVMKVSIAPRTNAALGFAQILPRDQYLFTKEQLFERMCMALGGRTAEAITFNKVTTGAQDDLRKVTRVAYSMVKQYGMSDSVGQVSFPETQEQGAIGRRPFSQGLQQQMDHEAKMLIARAYRHTEKLLLDNRDKLILLANALLEREVVNYDDIEVLLGPPPHGPKKMILPQSWVEAERDKQDTGEEPPPPPRKRQDEDMDPQMV, encoded by the exons AGTCTTCTCCACAGACCTCTGGGTCCTGGTTTGGTAGGAATCAGCAAAGATTTAATCAAGAACAACCTGCTAAGGAATCCTGTTGGTTTGGTAAATTTATTAG GGGCGACAAACTTCTTCAGCACATCACAGTCTAAACAAGAGAAGAATAAAAGCAATGAACCAAAGGGAAAAActccagaagaagatgaag AAGAGAAGAAACGCCGGGAGCAGGAGGACCAGATATACCGGGAACGCCTCCGGGCCCTCTTCATCATCGCGCTCATCATGAGCCTGTTGAACTCCATAAACACCAGCGGTGGAAACATCTCCTGGAACGACTTTGTGAACGAGATGCTGGCCAAGGGAGAGGTGTCCCGTGTGCAGGTCGTTCCTGAGAGCGACATCGTAGAAATTTACCTTCATCCTGGAGCAGTCATCTTTGGAAGACCA AGGCTGGCGCTCATGTACAGAATGCAGGTTGCAAACATTGATAAGTTTGAGGAGAAGCTGAGAGCCGCTGAAGAGGAGCTGAGTATTGACACCAAGGACAGGATACCAGTTTCCTACAAACGCACAGGATTCTTTGCAAA TGCTGTCTATGCTCTGGGAATGGCTGCCGTGGGTGTGGCTATTCTCTGGTACATCTTTCGACTGCTGGGCATGGGCGGTAGAGAAGGCGGCTTCAGTGCTTTT AATCAGCTGAAGATGGCCAAGTTCACCATCGTGGACGGCAAGTCGGGTAAAGGTGTAAGTTTCAAAGATGTAGCAGGCATGCACGAGGCTAAGATAGAAGTGAAGGAGTTTGTGGACTACCTCAAG AATCCAGAACGATACCTCCAGCTGGGAGCCAAGGTTCCCAAAGGCTCATTGCTCCTCGGGCCTCCAGGCTGCGGAAAGACCCTGCTGGCTAAAGCTGTAGCCACTGAAGCCCAGGTCCCCTTTCTGGCCATGGCCGGCTCTGAGTTTGTGGAGGTCATCGGAG GTCTCGGTGCAGCTAGAGTCAGGAGTCTGTTCAAGGAGGCTCGAAGCCGAGCACCTTGCATCGTCTACATCGATGAGATCGACGCTGTGGGAAAGAAGCGCTCCACCAACATGTCCGGGTTCTccaacacagaggaggagcagacccTCAACCAGCTGCTGGTAGAGATGGACG GAATGGGAACAACAGACCATGTCATCGTCCTTGCCTCCACTAACAGAGCAGATATCTTGGACAACGCTCTGATGAGACCAGGCCGACTGGATAGACACATCTTTATAGATCTGCCAACGCTGCAG gagaGGAAGGAAATCTTTGAGCAACATCTGAAGATCCTGAAGCTGACCCACCCGGCTAAGGTCTACTCTCTACGTCTGGCTGAGCTCACCCCTGGCTTCAGTG GCGCCGACATTGCCAACATTTGTAATGAAGCCGCGCTGCATGCAGCCAGAGAGGGACACAAGTCCATTGACACCTTTAACTTTGAGTACGCAGTGGAGAGAGTCATAGCGG gaAGTGTAAAGAAGAGTAAGATCTTGTcgaaagaggagcagagggtgGTTGCTTTCCATGAGTCCGGACACGCTTTGGTGGGATGGCTTCTCGAGCACACAGAAGCCGTCATGAAG GTTTCTATCGCCCCGAGGACTAACGCAGCCCTGGGATTTGCGCAGATCTTACCTCGGGACCAGTACCTGTTCACCAAGGAGCAGCTGTTTGAGCGGATGTGTATGGCTCTTGGAGGAAGAACTGCTGAAGCGATCACCTTTAACAAAGTTACAACAG GAGCTCAGGATGACCTGCGTAAGGTGACACGTGTGGCCTACTCCATGGTGAAGCAGTACGGCATGAGCGACAGTGTCGGCCAGGTGTCATTCCCAGAGACACAGGAGCAAGGTGCCATTGGACGTCGTCCTTTCAGCCAGGGCCTGCAGCAGCAGATGGATCAC GAGGCGAAGATGTTGATCGCTCGTGCTTACAGGCACACAGAGAAGCTGCTACTGGACAACAGAGACAAGCTCATTCTG TTGGCCAATGCGTTGTTAGAGCGCGAGGTGGTGAACTACGATGACATCGAAGTCTTGCTGGGTCCACCACCACACGGGCCGAAGAAGAtgatcctccctcagagctggGTGGAGGCTGAGAGAGACAAACAAGACACCGGAGAAGAGCCTCCACCACCTCCCCGCAAACGACAGGACGAAGACATGGACCCACAGATGGTCTGA